In Coriobacteriia bacterium, a single genomic region encodes these proteins:
- a CDS encoding DegT/DnrJ/EryC1/StrS aminotransferase family protein — MTAPLAIDGGPPVRTAPLPTWPAPGAEEIAAVAEVARSGRLNYWTGEQGKIFESEYAQSLERQHGIALANGTLALELGLRAFGIGPGDAVIVPSRTFIATASAVVAVGAVPICADIDRDSSNLTAETVADVLTERTRAIIPVHLGGWPVDMDGIMRLAAERDLVVIEDCAQAHGATYRGRPVGALGSHAAAFSFCQDKVLPVGEGGMLVLDDDAAYEVAWSYKDHGKSYRKVHDPDFMSGSTSFKWTVDSFGSNWRLDEFSAAVGRVGLSKLPDWHAQRTRNALRLARGLSGIPALRVPLPPDDTAHAFYRFYTYVEPDALAPGWSRDRIATAITAEGVMAQYGGCAEIYREEAFASAGLAPAHRLPVAAEVHETSLAFLVHPTMGDADIDDTITAVHKVFEAASR, encoded by the coding sequence GTGACCGCACCGCTCGCCATCGACGGCGGCCCACCCGTCAGGACCGCCCCGCTCCCCACCTGGCCTGCCCCGGGTGCCGAGGAGATCGCGGCGGTCGCCGAGGTCGCGCGCTCAGGTCGCCTCAACTACTGGACAGGCGAACAGGGCAAGATCTTCGAGTCCGAGTACGCTCAATCGCTCGAACGCCAGCACGGTATCGCGCTGGCGAACGGAACACTCGCGCTCGAACTCGGTCTGCGCGCCTTCGGAATCGGCCCGGGTGATGCGGTCATCGTGCCCAGCCGCACCTTCATCGCGACGGCCAGCGCGGTGGTTGCGGTCGGCGCGGTCCCCATCTGCGCCGACATCGACCGCGACAGCTCGAACCTGACCGCAGAGACCGTGGCCGACGTGCTCACCGAGAGGACCCGGGCGATCATCCCTGTCCACTTGGGCGGTTGGCCTGTCGACATGGACGGAATCATGCGTCTGGCGGCCGAGCGTGACCTAGTCGTCATCGAGGACTGCGCGCAGGCTCACGGTGCTACCTACCGAGGTCGACCCGTTGGGGCGCTCGGCAGCCACGCTGCGGCCTTCTCGTTCTGCCAGGACAAGGTGCTTCCCGTCGGCGAGGGGGGCATGCTCGTTCTCGACGACGACGCAGCATACGAGGTCGCCTGGTCCTACAAGGACCACGGCAAGTCCTATCGCAAGGTGCACGATCCCGATTTCATGTCGGGTTCAACCTCCTTCAAGTGGACGGTCGACAGCTTCGGCTCGAACTGGCGCCTAGACGAGTTCTCGGCAGCCGTCGGGCGCGTGGGCCTGTCGAAGCTGCCGGACTGGCACGCACAGCGCACACGCAACGCACTCCGTCTCGCCCGAGGTCTGAGCGGCATTCCTGCACTGCGCGTCCCGCTTCCCCCCGACGACACCGCCCACGCGTTCTACCGCTTCTACACCTACGTTGAACCCGATGCCCTGGCGCCCGGGTGGAGTCGCGACCGCATCGCCACCGCGATCACCGCCGAGGGCGTAATGGCGCAGTACGGCGGATGCGCCGAAATCTATCGCGAGGAGGCGTTCGCCTCGGCGGGCTTGGCCCCGGCTCATCGTCTGCCGGTCGCGGCCGAAGTCCATGAGACCTCACTCGCATTCTTGGTTCACCCCACCATGGGCG
- a CDS encoding acetyltransferase gives MRLLVIGAGGHASVVVDAAQLAGIDVVRVVGDPGGRSDVLGVPVSPSAKGADADGFIVAVGDNLTRAGLFADYSASGLRPATVIHPSAVIAPGVVIGEGTFVAAGVVINTGAHIGSNAILNTSSTVDHDCVIGDHAHIGPMTGLCGGVSIGEGALVGAGCSIIPSRSVGNWTVLGAGTVVVGDIPADGRYAGVPARSITASEE, from the coding sequence GTGAGGCTACTCGTGATCGGTGCGGGCGGGCACGCAAGCGTCGTTGTCGATGCGGCGCAGCTCGCGGGCATCGACGTGGTGCGCGTCGTGGGCGACCCTGGTGGGCGTTCCGACGTGCTCGGTGTGCCCGTCTCACCTTCGGCCAAGGGTGCCGACGCCGATGGGTTCATCGTCGCGGTGGGCGACAACCTCACCCGCGCCGGGCTGTTCGCTGACTACTCCGCATCAGGACTGAGACCCGCCACCGTGATCCACCCATCAGCGGTCATCGCCCCCGGAGTCGTCATCGGCGAAGGGACGTTCGTGGCCGCCGGCGTGGTGATCAACACCGGAGCGCACATCGGCAGCAACGCCATTCTGAACACCAGCTCGACCGTCGACCACGACTGCGTCATCGGCGATCACGCCCACATCGGACCCATGACGGGCCTGTGTGGCGGCGTGAGCATCGGTGAGGGCGCACTGGTCGGCGCAGGCTGCTCGATCATCCCTTCCCGTTCGGTGGGTAACTGGACGGTGCTCGGCGCCGGCACGGTCGTCGTCGGCGACATTCCCGCTGACGGTCGCTACGCCGGCGTCCCTGCCCGCTCGATCACCGCCTCAGAGGAGTAG
- a CDS encoding sugar transferase: protein MSRTHRAYDVVKRILDVLTAAVLLVVLSPVLLITALLVRVMLGSPVLFTQQRPGRGGRVFTLYKFRSMHDALLGESAVSAVGSDAQRLTRFGRILRSSSLDELPELVNVLLGQMSIVGPRPLLVEYLPRYNDLQARRHEVRPGITGWAQVNGRNAVSWDERFAMDVWYVDNRSFLLDFRILARTVSTVFRRDGVSATGHATMEPFGGNVTTQSDQEDS, encoded by the coding sequence GTGAGTCGCACCCATCGTGCTTACGACGTCGTGAAGCGAATCCTCGACGTCCTGACTGCGGCAGTGCTCCTCGTCGTGCTGAGCCCCGTTCTCCTGATCACGGCGCTGCTCGTGAGGGTGATGCTCGGCTCGCCGGTGTTGTTCACCCAACAGAGACCGGGAAGAGGCGGTCGGGTCTTCACGCTCTACAAGTTCCGATCGATGCATGACGCCCTCTTGGGCGAGAGCGCGGTCAGCGCCGTGGGGTCGGACGCACAACGTCTCACCCGCTTCGGTCGCATCCTACGCTCGAGTTCGCTCGACGAGCTGCCCGAGCTGGTCAACGTGCTTCTCGGACAGATGAGCATCGTCGGGCCACGACCACTGCTGGTGGAGTACCTGCCGCGCTACAATGACTTGCAGGCTCGCAGGCATGAGGTGCGGCCGGGAATCACGGGATGGGCACAGGTGAATGGGCGCAACGCCGTGTCGTGGGACGAGCGCTTCGCGATGGATGTGTGGTACGTGGACAACAGGTCGTTCCTGCTCGACTTCCGCATTCTGGCCAGAACGGTCTCGACGGTGTTTCGTCGAGACGGCGTCTCAGCAACCGGGCACGCGACCATGGAGCCGTTCGGCGGAAACGTGACGACCCAATCTGATCAGGAGGACTCGTGA